In Desulfitobacterium chlororespirans DSM 11544, one DNA window encodes the following:
- a CDS encoding response regulator transcription factor — MKKTILIVEDEPRMQTIIADYLEDEGYKTLAAANGVEALELFKSRQVDLILLDIMMPKLDGLSVCRTIRKQDSRVLIIMLTAKSAENDKLLGYEYGADDYITKPFSLKVLVAKINALLKRADAGAQEAPEIYEIGRLAINQLSHTVTLAGEPIELTPKEFELLVCLVRNKQRVLTREMMMNLVWGYEYYGDLRNVDSHIKRLRQKLKSEGRLITTVRGSGYKLEAGQ, encoded by the coding sequence ATGAAAAAGACAATATTGATTGTGGAAGACGAGCCCCGGATGCAGACTATTATTGCCGATTACCTCGAGGACGAAGGCTATAAGACCCTGGCTGCCGCCAATGGAGTTGAGGCCCTGGAGCTTTTTAAGAGCAGGCAGGTCGATCTGATTCTTCTCGATATCATGATGCCCAAGCTGGACGGGCTGTCCGTCTGCCGGACGATCCGCAAGCAGGATTCCCGGGTGCTCATTATCATGCTTACGGCCAAATCGGCGGAAAACGACAAGCTTTTGGGTTATGAATACGGAGCCGACGACTACATTACCAAGCCTTTCAGCCTTAAAGTCCTGGTGGCAAAAATAAACGCCCTTTTAAAAAGGGCGGATGCCGGCGCTCAGGAAGCACCGGAGATCTATGAAATTGGCCGCCTGGCCATCAACCAACTGTCCCATACCGTTACCCTGGCCGGAGAACCCATCGAACTGACTCCCAAAGAATTTGAACTGCTGGTTTGTCTGGTCAGGAATAAGCAAAGGGTGCTTACCCGGGAAATGATGATGAACCTGGTTTGGGGATATGAATATTACGGCGATTTGCGCAACGTGGACTCCCATATCAAAAGGCTCCGGCAAAAATTAAAAAGCGAGGGGCGGCTCATCACCACCGTCAGGGGCAGCGGCTATAAACTGGAGGCCGGTCAATGA
- a CDS encoding ABC transporter ATP-binding protein, translating to MAGLLLKNISKTYPGQVTAVRNLSLEIQDKEFLVLVGPSGCGKTTTLRMIAGLEDISAGELYIGDKLVNDVPPKDRDIAMVFQNYALYPHLSVYDNMAFGLKLRKMPKGEIRQNVLEAARILDLEELLRRKPKELSGGQRQRVALGRAMVRKPQVFLMDEPLSNLDAQLRTQMRIEIARLHKKLATTFIYVTHDQTEAMTMGTRIVVMKEGLVQQVDSPQRIYNHPANLFAAGFIGNPRMNVLEVLLKEQKNGLCAGLGDFLLPVPSARGAGLREKGCRSGRQAILGIRAEHLALRPLEGKFPACPPELPLVRGRLEFTELRGAENYHYVTVQGKEVVVRAQPEYRGEAGQEVEIVFNMAQAHFFAPESGVNMEAEGQEHCVSRDQMDSRLM from the coding sequence ATGGCAGGACTGCTGCTCAAAAACATATCGAAAACCTATCCCGGCCAGGTCACCGCCGTCAGGAATCTTTCCCTGGAGATTCAGGACAAAGAATTCCTGGTTTTGGTAGGCCCTTCCGGTTGCGGCAAAACAACAACTCTGAGAATGATCGCCGGCCTTGAGGATATTTCTGCCGGGGAACTCTATATCGGAGACAAACTGGTCAATGATGTCCCTCCCAAAGACCGGGATATCGCCATGGTTTTTCAGAATTATGCTCTTTATCCCCATCTGTCGGTCTACGACAATATGGCTTTCGGGCTTAAATTAAGGAAAATGCCCAAAGGAGAGATCAGGCAAAACGTGTTGGAAGCCGCCCGCATTCTTGACCTGGAGGAGCTGCTGAGGCGCAAACCCAAAGAGCTTTCCGGCGGGCAGCGGCAGAGGGTTGCCCTGGGGCGGGCTATGGTGAGAAAGCCTCAGGTGTTTTTAATGGATGAACCCCTGTCCAATCTGGATGCCCAGTTAAGAACCCAAATGCGCATAGAGATCGCCAGGCTCCATAAAAAGCTGGCCACAACCTTTATCTATGTGACCCATGATCAAACGGAGGCCATGACCATGGGCACCCGGATCGTGGTGATGAAAGAGGGCTTGGTTCAGCAGGTGGACAGCCCCCAGCGCATCTATAACCACCCGGCTAATCTGTTTGCCGCCGGTTTCATCGGCAATCCCAGGATGAATGTCCTCGAAGTTTTGCTTAAGGAACAGAAGAACGGCCTCTGTGCCGGTCTGGGGGATTTTCTCCTGCCGGTTCCCTCTGCCCGGGGAGCGGGCCTCCGGGAAAAAGGCTGCCGATCGGGCAGGCAAGCAATTCTGGGCATCAGAGCCGAACACCTTGCCTTGCGCCCCCTGGAGGGGAAGTTTCCGGCCTGCCCGCCGGAGCTGCCTTTGGTGCGGGGAAGGCTGGAATTTACCGAACTGCGGGGAGCGGAGAACTATCATTATGTCACGGTTCAGGGGAAGGAGGTTGTGGTCAGAGCCCAGCCGGAATACCGGGGAGAGGCAGGGCAGGAAGTGGAGATCGTTTTTAATATGGCCCAAGCCCATTTCTTTGCTCCGGAAAGCGGGGTGAATATGGAAGCAGAGGGACAGGAACACTGCGTATCCAGAGATCAAATGGATAGCCGGCTTATGTAA
- a CDS encoding ABC transporter permease: MKPGNTQPSRPQSPKAACLMLALGILLLTVSSVLGESLSAQMTGIYGLHQTHKITAVRQEDAGPVGSGPFSLEKIGQLAQYYLNGHDLAYGTEASATAVYGDNRSPAQVLGVNDRYRQFHTINLIAGSFLTPGHENQQVAVIDEQLARSLFGNYQVTGLEIELYERKFTIIGVTGTDNSLTGSLAARETGTVYIPITKLLELQEGSAITFLEAETRDSGTTGSNTALLEEALTAVGQDPGAFRITDYTMEFLLLNQKNHLRNFLAGVVVLGLLFSLLRKNVRQVYDFLGSRLREKYWGEIFRKDGGRLFYGLVKVVLPLGGMLALWFLIRFPLYIAPENIPQELIDLSFWADLLENRLKASFQGGGYGVLPGEVHLYFLQGIQNWNLLLNLVLGWPLLGWGFYRLSIPLNIPEKGAWKTELFFCTCLISALLLGTGILLAAGMPLAIDGKGIFLVFAAVFLVAGLKDAGSAFKL; this comes from the coding sequence TTGAAACCGGGCAATACACAGCCGAGCCGGCCCCAATCCCCTAAAGCTGCCTGTCTGATGCTGGCTCTGGGAATTTTACTGCTGACCGTAAGTTCTGTTCTGGGAGAGTCACTTTCCGCTCAGATGACGGGAATTTACGGCCTGCACCAAACCCATAAAATCACCGCTGTCCGGCAGGAAGATGCCGGCCCGGTGGGGAGCGGACCCTTTTCTTTAGAAAAGATAGGCCAGCTTGCCCAATACTATCTGAACGGCCATGATCTGGCTTACGGCACGGAGGCATCTGCCACGGCCGTATACGGGGATAACCGGAGTCCGGCTCAGGTGCTGGGTGTCAATGACCGTTACCGGCAATTTCACACTATCAATCTTATAGCGGGCAGTTTCCTGACTCCCGGCCATGAAAACCAACAAGTGGCCGTCATCGATGAGCAGCTGGCCCGCAGTCTTTTCGGAAATTACCAGGTAACCGGGCTGGAGATCGAGCTGTATGAACGAAAGTTTACCATCATCGGGGTAACCGGCACTGATAATTCCCTGACCGGCAGTTTAGCGGCCCGGGAAACAGGTACGGTCTATATTCCCATAACCAAGCTCCTGGAATTGCAGGAAGGTTCCGCCATAACCTTTCTGGAAGCGGAAACCAGGGACAGCGGCACCACCGGCTCTAATACCGCCTTGCTGGAAGAGGCTTTGACAGCAGTCGGTCAGGACCCCGGAGCTTTCCGGATTACCGATTACACGATGGAGTTCCTGCTCCTGAATCAAAAAAACCACCTGCGCAATTTCCTGGCGGGAGTGGTGGTGCTGGGCTTGCTTTTCAGCCTGCTCAGGAAAAATGTCCGACAGGTTTATGATTTCCTGGGTTCCCGGCTCAGGGAGAAATACTGGGGAGAGATCTTCAGGAAGGACGGGGGCAGGCTTTTTTACGGCCTGGTCAAAGTAGTGCTTCCTTTGGGAGGCATGCTGGCCCTTTGGTTTTTGATCCGCTTCCCCCTCTATATAGCGCCGGAAAACATACCCCAGGAACTGATCGATCTTTCTTTCTGGGCCGACCTGCTGGAAAACCGGCTCAAAGCGTCTTTCCAAGGCGGCGGGTATGGGGTCCTTCCTGGAGAAGTCCACCTGTATTTCCTCCAGGGGATCCAGAACTGGAATCTGCTGCTAAACCTGGTGCTGGGCTGGCCCCTCCTGGGTTGGGGGTTTTACCGGTTAAGTATCCCGTTAAATATCCCGGAGAAAGGTGCCTGGAAGACGGAACTGTTTTTCTGTACCTGCCTGATCAGCGCCTTGCTCCTGGGCACGGGAATTCTTCTGGCGGCAGGAATGCCATTGGCCATCGACGGCAAGGGCATCTTTCTGGTATTTGCCGCCGTATTTCTGGTCGCAGGGCTTAAGGATGCCGGGTCTGCCTTTAAACTGTAA
- a CDS encoding sensor histidine kinase — protein sequence MKQKKKSITFKLFIITSLFFIFFTSLTMLLQTVFIENFYLSKKTKDFEANFQQFSSTYSRLAENSTDSSELLSEFQDKNNASTAVISLASSTLRIFEDKRQMLLKIAKKPSSAANPTSEIVDNIITYNMDSKMKMLINGMQRWSSDPLAVAMVLDEGRHIVYHSGVKIDGQNSLVGIAPIVVGGEVTGILTAAASLQPIGEAAAVIRQFYVYFYMIALVLIFALSLIYSKIIAKPLVTLNKTALKLSELDFSAKCPVNSQDEIGSLSATLNFLSAKLDSSISELKAANEKLREDIENEKKLDLMKNEFIAGVSHELKTPISLINSYAEGIKDNITNGTKREYYAHIIMDESKKMASLVEDMLDLSQLESGSFKLKVEDFSLTGLLNSIAERYSVNTRTNEKTLALQLPPHDLEVRADMFRIEQVLTNLVNNALKYTPPGGTISISAHDEGDSITIEVENPGEPIPEAELPHIWSKFYRIEKSRNKELGGTGLGLSIVKEILDRHGSAYGAHNTAYGVKFFFTLAK from the coding sequence ATGAAACAGAAAAAGAAAAGCATTACCTTTAAACTGTTTATCATCACCTCCCTGTTTTTTATTTTCTTCACCAGCCTGACCATGCTGCTGCAGACCGTTTTTATCGAGAACTTTTACCTGAGCAAAAAAACCAAAGATTTTGAAGCCAATTTCCAGCAATTCAGCAGCACCTACAGCCGGCTGGCCGAAAACAGCACCGATTCCTCGGAATTATTAAGCGAATTCCAGGATAAAAACAACGCCAGCACCGCGGTCATCAGCCTCGCGAGTTCCACCCTGCGTATTTTTGAGGATAAACGGCAAATGCTGCTCAAGATTGCCAAAAAGCCTTCCTCCGCTGCCAACCCCACGTCGGAAATCGTCGATAATATCATTACCTACAATATGGACAGCAAAATGAAAATGCTGATCAACGGGATGCAGCGGTGGTCCTCAGACCCCTTGGCAGTGGCTATGGTTCTGGATGAAGGCAGACATATCGTCTATCATTCCGGTGTAAAGATTGACGGTCAAAACAGCCTGGTGGGGATTGCCCCCATTGTCGTCGGCGGCGAAGTGACCGGTATTCTGACCGCTGCCGCTTCATTGCAGCCCATCGGGGAGGCGGCGGCAGTTATCCGGCAATTTTATGTTTACTTCTATATGATTGCCTTAGTCTTGATTTTCGCCCTCTCCCTCATCTACTCTAAAATTATCGCCAAACCCCTGGTCACCCTGAATAAAACAGCTTTAAAATTATCCGAACTGGATTTTTCCGCCAAGTGCCCGGTCAACTCCCAGGATGAAATCGGCAGCCTGTCCGCCACTTTGAATTTTCTCTCAGCAAAACTGGATTCTTCCATATCGGAATTAAAGGCAGCCAATGAGAAATTAAGAGAAGACATTGAGAACGAGAAAAAGCTGGACCTGATGAAAAATGAATTTATCGCCGGAGTATCTCACGAATTGAAAACCCCGATTTCCCTGATCAACAGCTATGCCGAAGGGATTAAAGACAATATCACCAATGGGACCAAACGGGAATATTATGCCCATATCATCATGGATGAAAGCAAAAAAATGGCCTCCCTGGTGGAGGACATGCTGGATCTCTCTCAGCTGGAGTCCGGCAGCTTTAAACTTAAGGTTGAGGACTTTTCCCTGACCGGCTTATTAAACAGTATTGCAGAGAGATATAGCGTCAATACCCGGACTAATGAGAAAACACTGGCTCTACAGCTCCCTCCCCACGATCTGGAAGTCAGAGCCGATATGTTCCGCATTGAGCAAGTCCTGACCAATCTTGTGAATAACGCTCTCAAATACACGCCCCCCGGCGGGACCATCAGCATTTCCGCCCACGATGAAGGAGATAGCATAACTATCGAAGTGGAGAATCCCGGGGAGCCCATCCCGGAAGCCGAACTGCCCCATATCTGGAGTAAATTTTACCGGATTGAGAAATCCCGGAATAAGGAGCTTGGCGGTACAGGCTTGGGGCTTTCCATTGTCAAGGAGATCCTTGACCGCCATGGCAGCGCCTATGGGGCCCACAACACAGCTTATGGGGTTAAGTTCTTCTTTACCTTAGCAAAATAA
- a CDS encoding carbohydrate ABC transporter permease: protein MLSQAKLANSGKHSLHKLVYFMILLILAAFFLFPLGVTLTNSFMSEQEITTNYGPVTDKSLNSYQDSGASPFARFELIPELVTLKQYYSVLLEKTQFLFMFWNSVLLTFPIVIGQTLVATLAAYAFAKMKFRGRNVLFFLYIVVMLMPFQVTLVPNYIIAGRLGLLNNPLSIIFPGIFSTFGVFLLKQYMEQIPDSYLEAAKVDGASPFQIFLKIIVPMSRAGIAAMAILVFIDNWNMVEQPLIFLQDATRQPLSLYLAKIVDGEKGLAFAASALYMMPMLLNFLYAERYLLEGIRLSGIKG from the coding sequence ATGTTATCACAGGCAAAACTGGCCAATTCAGGAAAGCATTCTCTCCATAAATTAGTTTACTTCATGATTCTGCTGATCCTGGCCGCTTTTTTCCTGTTTCCCTTAGGGGTGACCCTTACCAATTCTTTTATGAGTGAACAGGAAATCACTACGAATTATGGCCCGGTCACGGATAAGAGTCTGAACAGTTACCAGGACAGTGGGGCAAGTCCTTTTGCCCGGTTTGAGCTTATCCCGGAGCTGGTGACCCTCAAGCAGTATTACAGCGTGCTGCTGGAAAAGACCCAGTTCCTCTTTATGTTCTGGAATTCGGTGCTGCTTACCTTCCCCATCGTCATCGGGCAGACCCTTGTGGCCACTCTGGCCGCTTATGCCTTCGCCAAAATGAAGTTCAGGGGGAGGAATGTGCTGTTCTTTTTGTATATCGTCGTGATGCTCATGCCTTTTCAGGTAACCCTGGTGCCCAATTATATCATCGCCGGCCGGCTGGGCCTGCTCAATAACCCTTTATCCATTATCTTTCCCGGTATTTTCAGCACCTTTGGCGTATTTCTCCTCAAGCAGTATATGGAGCAGATACCGGATTCCTATCTGGAAGCGGCCAAAGTGGACGGAGCCAGCCCGTTTCAGATCTTTCTGAAAATCATTGTGCCCATGTCCAGGGCGGGGATAGCCGCCATGGCCATTCTGGTCTTCATCGATAACTGGAATATGGTGGAACAGCCCCTGATCTTCCTGCAGGATGCGACCCGGCAGCCACTTTCTCTCTATCTCGCCAAGATCGTCGACGGAGAAAAGGGGCTGGCCTTTGCCGCCTCAGCTCTTTATATGATGCCCATGCTTTTGAATTTCCTTTATGCCGAGCGATACCTGCTGGAAGGAATCCGGCTTTCGGGGATTAAGGGCTGA
- a CDS encoding carbohydrate ABC transporter permease has protein sequence MKWSKISGKKINLLPWLFLGPSLIGFALFYLLPFMDGFFYSLVDSPLHGNFVGLRNYSDLLKNPSFLTALANTGKFTLVCVPLNMLFSLGVALLLNKKIQGSNFFRTLFITPLVIPVASVVLVWQAFFDINGVLNAFLHALNLQPVDWLKSEWARAAILVVYLWKNTGYSMVLFLAGLQSIPVEYYEAARIDGAGRLQEFFRITLIYLTPTAFFVFVISTINSFKVFRETYLMAGEYPHSSIYMLQHYMNNMFTALDYQKLTSAAFIMAAFIVAAVLLLFIVERKISRLIN, from the coding sequence ATGAAATGGTCAAAGATCTCCGGCAAGAAAATAAACCTTTTGCCCTGGCTCTTTCTGGGGCCCAGCCTGATCGGGTTTGCTCTTTTTTATCTGCTGCCCTTCATGGACGGTTTTTTCTATTCTCTGGTCGACAGCCCCCTGCACGGAAACTTCGTTGGGCTGCGCAATTACTCAGACTTGTTAAAGAACCCGAGTTTTCTGACGGCCTTGGCCAATACGGGCAAATTTACGCTGGTCTGCGTTCCGCTGAATATGCTTTTCTCTCTGGGAGTGGCCTTGCTCTTAAACAAGAAGATTCAGGGCAGCAATTTTTTTCGCACACTCTTCATCACCCCGCTGGTCATTCCCGTAGCCTCGGTGGTTTTGGTCTGGCAGGCTTTCTTTGATATCAATGGTGTCCTGAACGCCTTCCTTCATGCCCTGAATCTCCAGCCTGTGGATTGGCTGAAGAGTGAATGGGCCAGAGCCGCCATCCTGGTAGTCTATCTTTGGAAAAATACCGGTTACAGCATGGTTTTGTTCCTGGCCGGTTTGCAGAGCATACCGGTTGAATATTACGAGGCGGCCAGGATCGACGGAGCCGGACGCCTGCAGGAATTTTTCCGGATAACCCTGATTTATCTGACTCCCACGGCTTTTTTTGTGTTTGTCATCTCCACCATCAATTCCTTCAAAGTTTTCCGGGAGACTTATCTCATGGCCGGGGAATATCCCCATAGCAGCATTTATATGCTGCAGCATTACATGAACAATATGTTTACGGCCCTGGACTACCAGAAGCTGACCAGTGCGGCTTTTATCATGGCGGCCTTTATTGTAGCCGCGGTGCTGCTCTTGTTCATTGTGGAGCGGAAGATCAGCCGGCTGATCAATTAG
- a CDS encoding efflux RND transporter periplasmic adaptor subunit: protein MPKEEPADFIPPHEGGKKQTIGRLSLMFFMMMIVLTFFSNTLLHFTLPKVEAERPANGVLIKEIFGEGTVEVKQVWEEYAKANLPVKEVLVERGDRVSKGQTILSLDIRSLQDSYLDEQTRCQLLELSLAGAEDALEQKQRDYENIKALVENGAEAEINLLNAEKALAEAARNCDTTRLNLTMQERKVQSLAEQMANGGVYTASADGIITELNFAAGSTVNSTQPLFRLADTGQGFRLVVPVAGELAEYAQPGDTVSVNIYSLDKKTEGKIERITDNSQRPGEQKDVWIDLTGEGLAGGEKGEIYLSKKTKPYPALVPNSAIYTDSEGSFVYVLKSRKGPLGMENYVQRLDVNVEDRDNEKSALTNMIGDEVIIQSNKPLADGDKVLKEAAN from the coding sequence ATGCCCAAGGAAGAACCGGCGGATTTTATCCCGCCTCATGAGGGAGGAAAAAAACAGACCATCGGCCGCCTGAGTCTGATGTTTTTCATGATGATGATAGTTTTGACCTTTTTCTCCAATACCCTGCTTCACTTTACCTTGCCCAAAGTGGAAGCGGAACGGCCGGCCAATGGAGTCCTGATCAAGGAAATATTTGGGGAAGGGACGGTGGAGGTCAAGCAGGTATGGGAGGAATATGCAAAGGCCAATCTGCCTGTTAAGGAGGTCCTGGTGGAACGGGGAGACAGAGTGAGCAAAGGCCAGACCATCCTCAGTCTCGACATCCGCAGCCTTCAGGATAGTTATCTGGACGAACAAACCCGCTGCCAGCTTTTGGAACTCTCTCTGGCAGGGGCCGAAGATGCCCTGGAACAAAAACAACGGGATTATGAAAACATCAAAGCTCTCGTTGAAAATGGGGCGGAAGCGGAGATCAATCTGCTCAATGCCGAAAAAGCTCTGGCTGAGGCCGCAAGAAACTGTGACACTACCCGGCTTAATCTGACCATGCAGGAGCGGAAAGTGCAGAGCCTGGCTGAACAGATGGCCAACGGTGGGGTATATACGGCTTCCGCCGACGGCATCATTACCGAGTTGAATTTCGCCGCGGGTTCGACGGTCAATAGCACCCAGCCTCTTTTTCGTTTAGCGGATACCGGTCAGGGATTCCGGCTGGTTGTCCCCGTTGCCGGGGAGCTGGCCGAGTATGCCCAGCCTGGGGATACGGTCAGTGTCAATATCTACTCCCTGGATAAAAAGACCGAGGGTAAAATTGAAAGAATCACGGACAACAGTCAGCGTCCGGGAGAACAAAAGGATGTATGGATTGACCTGACCGGGGAGGGCCTAGCCGGGGGTGAAAAGGGAGAAATATATCTCAGCAAAAAAACCAAGCCCTACCCGGCCCTGGTGCCCAACAGCGCCATCTATACGGACAGCGAAGGCTCTTTTGTCTATGTCTTGAAATCCCGCAAGGGTCCCCTGGGTATGGAAAACTATGTGCAAAGACTGGATGTCAATGTGGAAGACAGGGACAATGAAAAATCAGCTCTTACCAATATGATTGGGGACGAAGTCATCATCCAGAGCAATAAGCCCCTGGCGGATGGCGATAAAGTGTTGAAGGAGGCAGCCAATTGA